One genomic window of Panulirus ornatus isolate Po-2019 chromosome 14, ASM3632096v1, whole genome shotgun sequence includes the following:
- the LOC139753475 gene encoding crustacean calcium-binding protein 23-like has product MTREDDMKASAEAEAEEADSPQVKLRCLLLAQGYNAILRFGRMFRIADDDGSRTLNMEELTEAINNFGIDFSEVEIAEVFNAMDEDGTGSVNYDEFLNKLRPEMNEDRVAVVEEAFAVLDESGDGVVTLEDVKDKYDASGHPSVLSGDATEDDILTKFLGRFEGATKEDGTVTKEEFLDYYSGISKSIDEDEYFIEVIKKCWKL; this is encoded by the exons ATGACCCGAGAGGACGACATGAAGGCGTCGGCGGAGGCTGAGGCGGAGGAAGCAGACAGCCCCCAAGTCAAGCTGCGGTGTCTCCTGCTCGCCCAAGGATATAACGCAATCTTGCGGTTCGGAAG AATGTTCCGCATCGCTGATGACGACGGGAGCCGCACACTCAACATGGAGGAACTGACCGAGGCCATAAACAACTTTGGTATCGACTTCTCCGAGGTTGAAATCGCCGAGGTCTTCAACGCCATGGACGAGGACGGCACCGGCTCTGTCAACTACGACGAGTTCCTAAACAAACTAAGG CCGGAAATGAATGAGGATCgcgtggcagtggtggaggaagcCTTTGCTGTGCTAGACGAGTCTGGGGATGGAGTAGTGACCCTGGAGGATGTGAAGGACAAATATGATGCCTCTGGTCACCCCAGTGTCCTGTCTGGCGACGCCACAGAAGATGACATCCTTACCAAGTTTCTTGGCAGATTCGAAGGTGCCACCAAGGAGGATGGAACG GTTACCAAAGAGGAATTTTTGGATTACTATTCTGGCATCAGCAAGTCCATAGATGAGGATGAGTACTTCATTGAGGTCATCAAGAAGTGTTGGAAACTGTAG
- the LOC139753472 gene encoding digestive cysteine proteinase 3-like, whose translation MKVAILLLCGVALASASRPWLLFKAQYGRHYGSAAEERYRQSVFEQNQQFIDDHNAKFENGDVTFTLKMNQFGDMTNDEINAAMNGYVMPTVTHPIAKLTDGGSNVPKEVDWRTKGAVTPVKDQAQCGSCWAFSATGSLEGQHFLKEGKLVSLSEQNLVDCSGDFGNFGCGGGLMDSAFRYIKANKGIDTEASYPYEAVDGKCRFNPANVGATVTGYVDVEQGNEAALKKAVADVGPVSVAIDASRSTFHFYSDGVYYDPGCSSTFLDHGVLAVGYGVAHNGGDYWLVKNSWNASWGDKGYIKMSRNKDNNCGIATQASYPLV comes from the exons ATGAAGGTAGCGATACTGCTGCTCTGTGGCGTTGCCCTGGCCTCCGCCTCTCGACCCTGGCTACTCTTTAAG GCTCAGTATGGCCGCCACTATGGGAGTGCAGCGGAGGAGCGCTACCGCCAGAGTGTGTTCGAGCAGAACCAGCAGTTCATCGACGACCACAATGCCAAATTTGAGAACGGCGACGTCACCTTCACCCTGAAGATGAACCAGTTCGGAGACATG ACGAATGACGAGATCAACGCTGCGATGAATGGATACGTCATGCCGACTGTGACTCACCCCATAGCTAAGCTCACCGACGGAGGCTCCAACGTCCCCAAGGAAGTGGACTGGCGCACAAAGGGCGCCGTCACCCCCGTCAAGGACCAGGCGcagtgtgggtcctgctgggcTTTTTCCGCG ACTGGCTCCTTGGAGGGCCAGCATTTCTTGAAGGAGGGGAAGTTGGTGAGCCTCTCTGAGCAGAACCTGGTCGACTGCTCTGGTGACTTTGGTAACTTCGGCTGTGGAGGAGGACTGATGGACAGCGCCTTCCGTTACATCAAGGCCAACAAGGGCATCGACACAGAGGCATCGTACCCTTACGAAGCTGTG GATGGTAAATGCCGCTTCAACCCGGCCAACGTTGGTGCCACTGTCACCGGCTACGTGGATGTAGAGCAAGGCAACGAGGCGGCTCTCAAGAAGGCTGTCGCTGACGTAGGCCCCGTCTCTGTGGCCATCGACGCCTCCCGCTCAACCTTCCACTTCTACAGCGATG GTGTTTACTATGACCCCGGGTGTTCCTCGACCTTCCTGGACCACGGTGTGCTGGCGGTGGGCTACGGCGTCGCTCACAACGGCGGTGACTACTGGCTGGTCAAGAACTCCTGGAATGCCAGCTGGGGCGACAAGGGCTACATCAAGATGTCCCGCAACAAAGATAACAACTGCGGTATCGCTACCCAGGCGTCTTACCCTCTGGTCTAG
- the LOC139753473 gene encoding LOW QUALITY PROTEIN: digestive cysteine proteinase 2-like (The sequence of the model RefSeq protein was modified relative to this genomic sequence to represent the inferred CDS: deleted 1 base in 1 codon), with amino-acid sequence MKLLTVLLCVASLAVAAPSWQHFKAQYGRYYESAEEERYRLSVFEQNQQFIDDHNAKYENGDVTFTLKMNQFGDMTTDEINAAMNGYIMATEVDPVAVLIPGGSDPADEVDWRTKGAVTPIKDQAMCGSCWAFSTTGSLEGQHFLKEGKLVSLSEQNLVDCSERFGNFGCAGGLMDQAFQYIKANGGIDTEESYPYEAKNDVCRFNSATSVQQVTGYVDVAHGNETALQIAVSDIGPISVAIDASRPTFHFYHHGVYYDERCSSKRLDHGVLAVGYGTTAKGGDYWLVKNSWSTTWGHKGYIKMSRNMDNNCGIATQASYPLV; translated from the exons ATGAAGTTGTTAACCGTATTGCTGTGCGTGGCGTCCCTGGCCGTCGCCGCACCCTCCTGGCAACACTTCAAG GCTCAGTATGGCCGCTACTACGAGAGCGCTGAGGAGGAACGCTACCGCTTGAGTGTGTTCGAGCAGAACCAGCAGTTCATCGACGACCACAATGCCAAATATGAGAACGGCGACGTCACCTTCACCCTCAAGATGAACCAGTTCGGAGACATG ACAACGGACGAGATCAACGCTGCCATGAACGGGTACATCATGGCAACTGAGGTAGACCCTGTGGCTGTGCTTATCCCTGGAGGCTCCGACCCAGCCGACGAGGTGGATTGGCGCACCAAGGGCGCCGTCACGCCCATCAAGGACCAGGcgatgtgtggctcctgctgggcTTTCTCTACG ACAGGCTCCTTGGAAGGTCAGCATTTCCTCAAGGAGGGCAAACTGGTGAGTCTCTCGGAGCAGAACCTGGTCGACTGCTCCGAAAGATTTGGTAACTTCGGCTGCGCTGGAGGACTCATGGACCAAGCCTTCCAGTACATCAAGGCCAACGGCGGCATCGACACAGAGGAATCATACCCTTACGAGGCTAAG aatGATGTCTGCCGCTTCAACTCG GCAACGTCGGTGCAACAGGTTACAGGCTACGTGGACGTGGCACATGGGAACGAGACGGCCCTCCAGATCGCAGTCAGCGACATCGGCCCCATCTCCGTAGCCATCGACGCCTCTCGCCCGACCTTCCACTTCTACCACCACG GTGTTTACTACGACGAGAGATGCTCCTCAAAGCGTCTGGATCACGGGGTGTTGGCTGTCGGCTACGGCACAACGGCCAAGGGCGGTGACTACTGGCTCGTCAAGAACTCCTGGAGTACCACCTGGGGCCACAAGGGATACATCAAGATGTCCCGCAACATGGACAACAACTGTGGTATCGCCACTCAGGCCTCGTACCCTCTCGTCTAG